A single region of the Halorussus gelatinilyticus genome encodes:
- a CDS encoding ribosome assembly factor SBDS, with product MIPLEEAVTARLESHGERFEVLVDPDAALEIKRGEFDGELEDVIAAEDVFENASRGDRPAESALEEVFGTTDPLEIIPEVIKDGEIQITAEQRREMQEQKHKNLVNRITRNAVNPQMDNAPHPPERIESALEETDFRVDPMEPVETQVDEALDALRPVIPIRFDEVTVAVQVPADYAGSAQAKIRQFGELEREEWQNDGGWVGVLTFPAGMQNEFYDLVNEHTSGEAETRIIKDEDELSTR from the coding sequence ATGATACCACTCGAAGAGGCGGTGACCGCTCGCCTCGAATCTCACGGTGAGCGGTTCGAGGTACTGGTAGACCCCGACGCGGCGCTCGAAATCAAGCGCGGCGAGTTCGACGGCGAACTGGAGGACGTCATCGCCGCCGAGGACGTGTTCGAGAACGCGAGTCGCGGCGACCGACCCGCCGAGTCGGCGCTCGAAGAGGTGTTCGGGACGACCGACCCGCTCGAAATCATCCCGGAGGTCATCAAGGACGGGGAGATTCAGATTACGGCCGAGCAGCGCCGCGAGATGCAGGAGCAGAAGCACAAGAATCTGGTCAACCGCATCACGCGCAACGCGGTCAACCCCCAGATGGACAACGCGCCCCACCCGCCCGAGCGCATCGAGTCCGCGCTGGAAGAGACCGATTTCCGCGTGGACCCGATGGAACCGGTCGAGACGCAGGTAGACGAGGCGCTCGACGCGCTCCGGCCGGTCATCCCCATCCGGTTCGACGAGGTGACCGTCGCGGTGCAGGTGCCCGCCGACTACGCCGGGAGCGCGCAGGCGAAGATTCGCCAGTTCGGCGAACTCGAACGCGAGGAGTGGCAGAACGACGGCGGCTGGGTCGGCGTCCTCACGTTCCCCGCCGGGATGCAAAACGAGTTCTACGACCTCGTGAACGAACACACCAGCGGCGAGGCCGAGACCCGAATCATCAAGGACGAGGACGAACTCAGCACGCGCTAA
- a CDS encoding M3 family oligoendopeptidase: protein MSLPARDDVNPEYRFDLTRIFETPAEWEAAATALREDLDALESRTEESLETPADLRVLLERVEDCYRRKQRLDLYATLYENVNTGAETAGNLQRRFRDLESEFEPVVAAVKRRLRETDDQLLDSLLAELDDYRRYAESLREQAGRVRSSDAEDAIAADSEVRSAPTRIIEAVTTEDFDPPSVERPDGEQVALRYGNFRDELSHPNREYRKRVYEAYRGEMDRFEHVLSRAYAEKLAAASAEVEVRGYDSVRDRDFRGTYPETGLEPRLPGEVHDAMLDAVRDNLGPFHRSQEIRRERLGVETLRPWDLSVSIADAPEPEIPYEKATEYILSALAPLGDDYVARTRSFFEDRRIDVYPTQDKRTDIPAYCPSSAADGAFVLANYREDVWSMSVVAHELGHALNVSYHREGPTRYATCPTAICEIPSILHEILLAEHWFDRGGALADHAKNRLLEVLGGNFYGSAMGSAFDHRLATAVEDGEDLSAERIREVYADLLAEFRPAVEYADRAGRDWLGRGMRDPYSSFQYVLGATGALVVRNRLREGSLTPAEYRDFLRQTGRRDLPDQFDALGIDVTSAEPYERAAETFAGYLDEF, encoded by the coding sequence ATGAGTCTACCAGCCAGAGACGACGTGAACCCCGAGTACCGATTCGACCTGACCCGCATCTTCGAGACACCCGCCGAGTGGGAGGCGGCCGCGACGGCGCTCCGTGAGGACCTCGATGCGCTCGAATCCCGCACCGAGGAGTCGCTCGAAACCCCGGCCGACCTCCGGGTGCTCCTCGAACGCGTCGAGGACTGCTACCGCCGGAAACAGCGCCTCGACCTCTACGCCACGCTCTACGAGAACGTCAACACCGGGGCGGAGACGGCCGGGAACCTTCAGCGGCGCTTCCGTGACCTCGAATCCGAGTTCGAACCGGTCGTCGCGGCCGTCAAGCGCCGCCTCCGCGAGACCGACGACCAACTCCTCGACTCGCTCCTTGCCGAGTTGGACGACTATCGCCGGTACGCCGAGAGCCTGCGCGAGCAGGCGGGCCGAGTTCGGTCGTCCGACGCCGAGGACGCCATCGCGGCCGATAGCGAAGTCCGCTCGGCCCCGACCAGAATCATCGAGGCCGTCACGACCGAGGACTTCGACCCGCCGAGCGTCGAGCGCCCCGATGGAGAACAGGTTGCGCTTCGATACGGCAACTTCCGCGACGAGCTTTCGCACCCGAACCGTGAGTACCGCAAGCGGGTGTACGAGGCGTATCGGGGCGAGATGGACCGCTTCGAGCACGTCCTCTCGCGGGCGTACGCCGAGAAGTTGGCGGCCGCCAGCGCCGAAGTCGAGGTCCGGGGCTACGACTCCGTCCGAGACCGGGACTTCCGCGGGACCTACCCCGAGACCGGACTAGAGCCGCGCCTGCCCGGCGAGGTCCACGACGCGATGCTCGACGCGGTCCGAGACAACCTCGGGCCGTTCCACCGGTCGCAGGAGATTCGCCGCGAGCGGTTGGGCGTCGAAACCCTCCGGCCGTGGGACCTGTCGGTGTCGATTGCGGACGCGCCGGAACCGGAGATTCCCTACGAGAAGGCCACCGAGTACATTCTGTCCGCGCTCGCGCCCCTCGGCGACGACTACGTGGCCCGCACCCGGTCGTTCTTCGAGGACCGGCGCATCGACGTGTACCCGACGCAGGACAAGCGCACGGACATCCCAGCCTACTGCCCGTCGTCGGCGGCGGACGGCGCGTTCGTGCTGGCGAACTACCGCGAGGACGTGTGGTCGATGTCGGTGGTCGCCCACGAACTCGGTCACGCGCTCAACGTCTCTTACCATCGCGAGGGACCGACCCGGTACGCGACCTGTCCGACCGCAATCTGCGAGATTCCGTCGATTCTCCACGAGATTCTGCTGGCCGAACACTGGTTCGACCGGGGCGGCGCGCTCGCCGACCACGCGAAGAACCGACTGCTGGAGGTGCTTGGCGGCAACTTCTACGGGTCGGCGATGGGTTCGGCGTTCGACCACCGCCTCGCCACTGCGGTCGAAGACGGCGAGGACTTGTCGGCCGAACGCATCCGCGAGGTCTACGCCGACCTCCTCGCGGAGTTCCGGCCCGCCGTCGAGTATGCCGACCGCGCCGGGAGAGACTGGCTCGGCAGGGGGATGCGCGACCCCTACAGCAGTTTCCAGTACGTCCTCGGCGCGACGGGCGCGCTAGTGGTCCGCAACCGACTTCGCGAGGGGAGTCTGACTCCGGCGGAGTACCGCGATTTCCTCCGGCAGACGGGGCGGCGCGACCTGCCGGACCAGTTCGACGCGCTCGGCATCGACGTGACGAGCGCCGAACCGTACGAGCGGGCCGCTGAGACGTTCGCGGGGTATCTGGACGAGTTCTGA
- a CDS encoding DUF5820 family protein, whose amino-acid sequence MSDPPDSPSDTGDDSPADADSPASSDSDPDLPEGWTVWNDEPGGRAIFAYRPDVFDADQFPPACMPTLYVAAGQANRPAAEAEYGRTNVWRVEFFLEPEVELVPARTYDTRAAAVEGARELAAEFVRGELDYRGAYQMPREEYLDELDDLTDRSDPERGRDA is encoded by the coding sequence ATGAGCGACCCACCGGACTCGCCGAGCGACACCGGCGACGATTCGCCCGCCGACGCCGACTCTCCTGCGTCCAGCGACTCGGACCCCGACCTGCCCGAGGGGTGGACGGTCTGGAACGACGAACCCGGCGGGCGGGCGATCTTCGCCTACCGCCCGGACGTGTTCGACGCCGACCAGTTCCCCCCGGCGTGCATGCCGACGCTGTACGTCGCGGCGGGGCAGGCCAACCGTCCGGCCGCGGAAGCCGAGTACGGCCGCACGAACGTCTGGCGCGTCGAGTTCTTCCTCGAACCGGAAGTCGAACTCGTCCCCGCACGCACGTACGACACGCGAGCGGCGGCCGTCGAGGGTGCCCGCGAACTCGCGGCCGAGTTCGTCCGTGGCGAACTGGACTACCGCGGCGCGTATCAGATGCCGCGCGAGGAGTATCTGGACGAACTGGACGACCTGACGGACCGCTCCGACCCGGAAAGAGGACGAGACGCTTAA
- a CDS encoding DUF2209 family protein: protein MSGRHEESGEYLMVAAAVYAAVGTNRLRSVEGMGFATSENPPTFENAARVVASAVEELPEPPDGPVVAERGEFYEEPEVKVEQFLGPSFKYVESIAERETVQAAHHAAYAARKLFL from the coding sequence ATCAGCGGTCGCCACGAGGAGTCCGGCGAGTACCTGATGGTCGCGGCGGCGGTGTACGCCGCCGTCGGCACGAACCGACTTCGGTCCGTCGAGGGGATGGGGTTCGCCACGAGCGAGAACCCGCCCACGTTCGAGAACGCCGCCCGCGTCGTCGCGAGCGCGGTCGAGGAACTGCCCGAACCGCCCGACGGTCCCGTCGTCGCCGAGCGCGGCGAGTTCTACGAGGAACCCGAAGTGAAAGTCGAACAGTTCCTCGGCCCGAGTTTCAAGTACGTCGAGAGTATAGCCGAACGCGAGACCGTGCAAGCCGCACACCACGCCGCGTACGCCGCCCGAAAACTGTTCTTATGA
- a CDS encoding FUN14 domain-containing protein yields MQLDPQQLGLEFGSGAVVGGVIGFAAKKIAKLLAVIVGLELALFKFLESRGILTVDWNKLTAGVLKASESAQSGAPPSWVTTILSTLSVGAGFTGGFMLGFRKG; encoded by the coding sequence ATGCAACTCGACCCCCAGCAACTCGGACTCGAATTCGGGTCCGGAGCCGTCGTGGGCGGCGTCATCGGCTTCGCTGCGAAGAAGATAGCGAAGCTACTCGCCGTCATCGTCGGTCTCGAACTCGCCCTGTTCAAGTTCCTCGAGTCGCGCGGCATCCTCACCGTCGATTGGAACAAGCTCACCGCGGGCGTCCTGAAGGCGAGCGAGAGCGCCCAGAGCGGCGCGCCGCCGTCGTGGGTGACGACCATCCTCTCAACGCTCTCGGTCGGTGCCGGCTTCACCGGCGGCTTCATGCTCGGCTTCCGGAAGGGATAA
- a CDS encoding DUF7344 domain-containing protein, whose product MAVVDGNGHVTRRISDCLIACVRPEPITKWAAPSVRHERRTTLGESNAPPPDDGSRPKSEGFQTDVARPRERLVAAEVRNRRRRYALYYLHQRSGPVAVEAVARQVAALERAATPGEVTPELAERVASSLRERHAPVQADYGLVTYDGAADGAVGTVSGPTVGVLLANNPRTRLPWYKVYLLVTAVSTGLLALIRFDVAPFDVIGPTAAAALVVALFAATSLAHWYDVYRWRRATEDTPPDFAVTLDEEVTYRETLDDLERETSEDEFETDASVRDESREDASDESRENADDETSDDVNGDDDRGP is encoded by the coding sequence CTGGCAGTAGTCGACGGTAACGGCCATGTCACCCGTCGTATCTCCGATTGTCTCATCGCCTGCGTTCGACCAGAGCCAATAACAAAGTGGGCCGCTCCGTCAGTCAGGCACGAGAGGAGGACTACGCTCGGCGAGTCGAACGCCCCGCCTCCGGACGACGGTTCGCGACCGAAATCGGAGGGGTTCCAGACGGACGTCGCTCGTCCTCGGGAACGGCTGGTCGCCGCGGAAGTCCGCAATCGCCGTCGCAGATATGCACTCTACTACCTGCACCAGCGGTCCGGTCCCGTCGCCGTCGAAGCGGTCGCACGACAGGTGGCGGCGTTGGAGCGGGCCGCGACGCCCGGCGAAGTCACGCCGGAACTCGCCGAGCGAGTGGCGTCGTCGCTCCGAGAGCGTCACGCTCCGGTGCAGGCCGACTACGGCCTCGTCACTTACGACGGCGCGGCCGACGGGGCGGTGGGAACCGTGAGCGGTCCGACGGTCGGCGTCCTGTTGGCCAACAACCCACGGACGCGACTGCCGTGGTACAAAGTGTACCTCCTCGTCACGGCGGTCTCGACGGGTCTCCTCGCGCTGATACGGTTCGACGTGGCCCCCTTCGACGTAATCGGACCCACCGCCGCGGCCGCGCTGGTCGTCGCCCTGTTCGCGGCGACGAGTCTCGCTCACTGGTACGACGTGTATCGCTGGCGGCGCGCGACCGAAGACACGCCGCCGGACTTCGCCGTCACGCTCGACGAGGAGGTCACGTATCGAGAGACGCTGGACGACCTCGAACGCGAGACGTCCGAGGACGAATTCGAGACCGACGCGTCGGTACGCGACGAAAGCCGAGAAGACGCGAGCGACGAGAGCCGAGAAAATGCGGACGACGAGACCAGCGACGACGTGAACGGGGACGACGACCGAGGGCCCTGA
- the hflX gene encoding GTPase HflX codes for MKAIIVKRVDSGTPDTEEIRDLARAAGYEVTGEFTQSRKEDPALQVGEGKAAEIGAAVAETGADVVIFDNELGPYQTYNLGQQFPEETKVIDRFRLILEIFGQRAQTRKAQLQVELAELRYELPRAEAKTSLAKRDERPGFMGLGEYDESREQDIKDQISNIKDELDSIARTEADRRDRRRESGFDLVAMAGYTNAGKSTLMQSLAADIELGENEELHPDLDTTAEAQDRLFTTLGTTTRKMDMDRRDVLLTDTVGFISDLPHWLVESFKSTLDAVYYADLVLLVVDVSEPVEEIREKLVTSHDTLYERNEAPIVTVLNKIDAVSDDELAEKVEALSALAPDPIAVSGKEQLNLNGLRERIDDELPDWEREKLVLPMTEDTMSVVSWVHDHARVNDVTYADDEVVVDFEARPAIVEQSRAKAGELASALSA; via the coding sequence ATGAAAGCGATAATCGTCAAGCGAGTCGATTCCGGCACGCCAGACACCGAAGAGATACGCGACCTCGCCCGCGCCGCGGGCTACGAGGTAACCGGGGAGTTCACCCAGTCACGAAAGGAGGACCCGGCGCTACAGGTCGGCGAAGGGAAGGCCGCTGAAATCGGGGCCGCGGTCGCCGAGACCGGCGCGGACGTGGTCATCTTCGACAACGAGTTGGGTCCGTATCAGACGTACAACCTCGGCCAGCAGTTCCCCGAGGAGACGAAGGTCATCGACCGATTCAGGCTCATCCTCGAAATCTTCGGCCAGCGTGCCCAGACCCGGAAGGCACAGTTGCAGGTCGAGTTGGCCGAACTCCGGTACGAACTGCCCCGCGCGGAGGCCAAGACCAGCCTCGCCAAGCGCGACGAGCGGCCGGGGTTCATGGGACTGGGGGAGTACGACGAGAGCCGCGAGCAGGACATCAAAGACCAGATTTCGAACATCAAGGACGAACTCGACTCCATCGCCCGGACCGAGGCCGACCGCCGGGACCGCAGGCGCGAGTCCGGGTTCGACCTCGTGGCGATGGCCGGCTACACGAACGCCGGGAAGTCCACGCTGATGCAGAGCCTCGCGGCCGACATCGAGTTGGGCGAGAACGAGGAGTTGCACCCGGACCTCGACACGACGGCGGAGGCCCAAGACCGCCTGTTCACGACGCTCGGCACGACGACTCGGAAGATGGACATGGACCGGCGCGACGTGCTCCTGACCGACACGGTCGGGTTCATCAGCGACCTGCCCCACTGGCTGGTCGAGTCGTTCAAGTCCACGCTCGACGCGGTGTACTACGCCGACCTCGTGTTGCTCGTCGTGGACGTGAGCGAACCCGTCGAGGAGATACGCGAGAAACTCGTCACCAGCCACGACACGCTCTACGAGCGCAACGAGGCACCCATCGTGACGGTGCTGAACAAGATAGACGCCGTGAGCGACGACGAACTCGCCGAGAAGGTCGAGGCGCTGTCGGCGCTCGCGCCCGACCCCATCGCGGTCTCCGGCAAGGAGCAACTCAATCTGAACGGGTTACGCGAGCGCATCGACGACGAACTCCCCGACTGGGAGCGCGAGAAGTTGGTCCTGCCGATGACCGAGGACACGATGAGCGTCGTCTCGTGGGTCCACGACCACGCGCGGGTCAACGACGTGACCTACGCCGACGACGAGGTGGTCGTGGACTTCGAGGCCCGGCCCGCCATCGTCGAGCAGTCCAGAGCGAAGGCCGGGGAGTTGGCGAGCGCGCTCTCGGCGTGA
- a CDS encoding UPF0179 family protein — protein sequence MSTISLIGTRLADPGQEFVYQGASSACEGCPYRDQCLNLSEGVRYRVNDVREGAQTLECAVHDTGVTAVEVEPVGVKANVPAKNAYAGSKASLAGPCPHTECPSHEFCEPNGAEFDEDYQITEILGDPPHDYCMLDRDLTLVEFAAQEE from the coding sequence ATGTCTACCATCAGCCTCATCGGAACCCGCCTCGCCGACCCCGGACAGGAGTTCGTCTATCAGGGGGCCTCCTCGGCCTGCGAGGGGTGTCCGTACCGCGACCAGTGTCTCAACCTCTCGGAGGGCGTGCGCTACCGCGTCAACGACGTGCGCGAGGGTGCCCAGACGCTAGAGTGCGCCGTCCACGACACCGGCGTCACGGCCGTCGAAGTCGAACCGGTCGGCGTCAAGGCCAACGTCCCGGCGAAGAACGCCTACGCCGGCAGCAAGGCCAGTCTCGCCGGCCCGTGTCCGCACACGGAGTGTCCGAGCCACGAGTTCTGCGAACCCAACGGCGCGGAGTTCGACGAGGACTACCAGATTACGGAGATTCTGGGCGACCCGCCCCACGACTACTGCATGCTCGACCGGGACCTGACGCTGGTCGAGTTCGCCGCACAGGAGGAGTAA
- the moaC gene encoding cyclic pyranopterin monophosphate synthase MoaC, whose protein sequence is MSDDETELTHTDEEGEVQMVDVGDKPDTARRAVARGAIRLRPETVAAVRDDEVSKGDVLATARVGAVQAVKHTWETIPMCHQIPITNVETDFELGDERVTLDVAVKTTGKTGCEMEALEGVTTGLNVVWDMVKAAEKDADGQYPDTGIEDVRVVEKTKREL, encoded by the coding sequence ATGAGTGACGACGAGACCGAACTGACCCACACCGACGAGGAGGGCGAGGTCCAGATGGTGGACGTAGGCGACAAGCCCGACACCGCCCGCCGAGCGGTCGCGCGCGGCGCGATTCGCCTCCGGCCCGAGACCGTCGCGGCCGTCCGCGACGACGAGGTGAGCAAGGGCGACGTGCTGGCGACCGCCCGCGTCGGCGCGGTCCAAGCGGTCAAGCACACGTGGGAGACCATCCCGATGTGCCACCAGATTCCCATCACGAACGTCGAGACCGACTTCGAACTCGGCGACGAGCGCGTCACCCTCGACGTCGCGGTCAAGACCACGGGCAAGACCGGGTGCGAGATGGAGGCCTTGGAGGGCGTCACGACCGGCCTGAACGTGGTTTGGGACATGGTGAAGGCCGCCGAAAAGGACGCGGACGGCCAGTACCCCGACACCGGAATCGAGGACGTGCGCGTCGTCGAGAAGACGAAACGCGAACTGTAG